CACGATGCTCTTCGAAAGGAGAAGAAAAGTCCGGCAGTTAAACGCGGGCTGCTTGAAGCAACTTCAATCCTTGACCGCCTGGACTCGTACCTAGCGGAACCCCTCCTTCGTTCAGTGGGCCGAATAACCGCTCTTCCTTTCCAGAGCCAGGTGCTGCAACGTCGGGAAGGCTATCGTGAGTTGCTGGAAATGTACCTCCAGTTCATGGCCGGTGCTGCACTTGCATGGCCGGGCGGAGAAGACGTTTACGGCGCAGGTAAACGGGACGTAGCAAAGCTATATGAGATTTGGGTGTATCTTCAGATAGTTAGGCTCCTTTCGCGGTTCTGTAAAACCTTTAATCTCAGGCGGTTGTTTAGTGTTGACCAGAGTTCCCTCCAGCTTAGCCTGCGGAGTGGCGATGAGGTGGTTGCGGAGGGGACAGCGGAACGGTTGGGGCGACGCCTCAAGCTGGAAGTCTGGTATAACCGAACCTTCAGTCCGGGCGATGATGGGGCTGCCTCATGGACAACAAAGATGCGTCCGGATATATCCTTACGAATCAGTCCTGCAGAGGGCGATGCTCCCACGTTCCCCGAAGTATGGCTCCATTTCGATGCGAAGTACCGCATTGAGCAATTGGCGGAAAATTTGGGCCTGGCTGATGATGGTTCGCCCCACGACCACGAAGAGGAACAATTGACTGCCCGCCGGGTTGATTTGCTCAAGATGCACGCGTACCGCGACGCAATTCGCCGGTCGGTTGGGTCGTACGTAATTTACCCAGGAACCGACAACCTGCAGTGGCGTGAGTACCATGAATTGCTGCCAGGATTGGGGGCGTTCGCCCTTAGGCCGGCGAAAACGGACGAGGCCGAGGGTCTTGAGGGGCTTGCCTGCTTTCTTGATGACGTCCTCACTCACATAGCTTCCCAGTTCACAAGGCATGAACGGGCACGCTACTGGGTTCGTGAAGCCTATGAGAGAGGCCCCGGGCTCACTGAACCAGTTCCGGCTACGCCCTTGATAAAGGCGCCTCCTGCGGATGTCCCGGTCCTGATGGGTTATGTCCGGAATCAAGCGCACTATTACTGGATCCGTTCCAACGGCATGTATAATTTGCGCGCCGACGACCGGCGGGGCAGTGTGCAACTTGGTGGCAAGGAATTGGCCGCCGAACTGGTTGTCCTGTACGGGACAGCCTTGGAAGGACCTGAAGTGTGGTTGGTTCGTGGCCAACCCGAAATCTGGACACGGTCCGATATGATAGCCAAGCATTATCCCAATCCTCGGGGCAAAGCCTACATTTGTCTACCGATCAGCCATGCACTCGCGGAACATGTTTCTCTACGGTTGGATAAGCAGGTTGTGGAACGATTGGTGGAAGAACTGCGAAACGGCAAGCCTCTAGGTACCCCGGT
The DNA window shown above is from Sphingobacteriaceae bacterium and carries:
- a CDS encoding DUF2357 domain-containing protein; translated protein: HDALRKEKKSPAVKRGLLEATSILDRLDSYLAEPLLRSVGRITALPFQSQVLQRREGYRELLEMYLQFMAGAALAWPGGEDVYGAGKRDVAKLYEIWVYLQIVRLLSRFCKTFNLRRLFSVDQSSLQLSLRSGDEVVAEGTAERLGRRLKLEVWYNRTFSPGDDGAASWTTKMRPDISLRISPAEGDAPTFPEVWLHFDAKYRIEQLAENLGLADDGSPHDHEEEQLTARRVDLLKMHAYRDAIRRSVGSYVIYPGTDNLQWREYHELLPGLGAFALRPAKTDEAEGLEGLACFLDDVLTHIASQFTRHERARYWVREAYERGPGLTEPVPATPLIKAPPADVPVLMGYVRNQAHYYWIRSNGMYNLRADDRRGSVQLGGKELAAELVVLYGTALEGPEVWLVRGQPEIWTRSDMIAKHYPNPRGKAYICLPISHALAEHVSLRLDKQVVERLVEELRNGKPLGTPVVTSWFKFVAAHTARR